In a single window of the Tautonia rosea genome:
- a CDS encoding SGNH/GDSL hydrolase family protein has translation MTRNLTVRAPLLSALLLSAALLAVGLIDWPAGRARSAMQSLRSTEGNNADRDANAGGYYEGLINRGDPEDRASDEVALRLLGKPGRWVSFHDMGATHYIPDSFIQFQLYPNIRKPVFDHEFTTNEHGLRDLEGYQVAKPPGTFRIVLLGSSIDMGWGVDVSETYENWLEEWLNARAVKIGLDRKFEVLNFAMAAHGPAQRLERFRTFASTFDPDLVLYSGTMLDPRLSEIHLCDLLRYRADPTYDFVRAVLEVAALTDDDLALTSEGQLKRRGRLKAKLAPHLWTVGDGAVGMLAAECRSRRLPLVYLIIPRAGLSDLPGNRDEGVYRHQEMARRHGIRLIDLTGAFDDEDPSSLALAPWDDHPNAEGHRLIFLELARALVADPELSMLLLNAEGGGRLLTAHPLDEFDDSHP, from the coding sequence ATGACCCGAAACCTCACCGTACGAGCCCCCTTGCTGTCGGCCCTCCTGCTTTCGGCCGCGCTGCTCGCTGTCGGCCTGATTGACTGGCCGGCGGGTCGAGCACGATCGGCCATGCAGTCGCTGCGATCGACCGAGGGCAACAACGCTGACCGCGACGCCAACGCCGGCGGGTACTATGAGGGACTCATCAACCGCGGTGATCCCGAGGACCGGGCCTCGGATGAAGTTGCCTTGCGATTGCTGGGGAAGCCCGGCCGCTGGGTGAGCTTCCACGATATGGGGGCCACGCACTACATTCCCGATTCGTTCATTCAGTTCCAGCTTTATCCGAACATTCGCAAGCCGGTGTTCGATCATGAGTTCACCACAAACGAGCACGGCCTGCGCGATCTGGAAGGCTATCAGGTCGCCAAGCCTCCAGGAACGTTCCGGATCGTCTTGCTCGGCTCGTCGATCGACATGGGCTGGGGTGTCGACGTTTCAGAAACGTACGAGAACTGGCTCGAAGAATGGCTCAATGCCCGGGCGGTGAAGATCGGGCTCGATCGCAAGTTCGAGGTGCTCAACTTCGCCATGGCCGCTCACGGACCAGCGCAACGCCTGGAACGGTTCCGCACCTTCGCGAGCACTTTTGATCCTGATCTTGTGCTCTACTCGGGAACGATGCTCGACCCGAGGCTCTCGGAGATCCACCTTTGCGACCTCCTGCGCTATCGAGCCGACCCGACGTACGACTTTGTGCGGGCGGTGCTTGAGGTCGCTGCCCTGACCGACGACGATCTTGCGCTGACCTCCGAGGGCCAGCTCAAGCGCCGAGGCCGCCTGAAGGCGAAACTGGCGCCGCACCTCTGGACGGTCGGCGACGGCGCGGTCGGCATGCTGGCCGCCGAATGTCGATCCCGGCGCCTGCCCTTGGTGTATCTGATCATTCCTCGGGCCGGCCTGTCGGATCTTCCCGGCAACCGGGACGAAGGAGTTTATCGGCATCAGGAAATGGCTCGTCGCCACGGCATTCGTTTAATTGACCTGACCGGAGCGTTCGACGACGAGGATCCCTCGTCGCTCGCGCTCGCCCCCTGGGACGACCACCCGAACGCCGAAGGCCATCGGTTGATCTTTCTCGAACTGGCCCGAGCCCTCGTGGCGGATCCCGAGCTTTCGATGCTCTTGCTCAATGCCGAAGGCGGTGGGCGTCTGTTGACGGCTCACCCGCTCGATGAGTTCGATGACTCGCATCCGTAA
- a CDS encoding amino acid adenylation domain-containing protein codes for MQPHRIAPPRTTSERSTSAPTGSSIRFHPDRRIDTGHSAHRPALAPRETIHLAQLLDRAASRWPDRVAVETEDGQTMTYAQLDHAADRLDARLARYGVGRGDRVGVMLPKSREAVAAIHGILRAGAAYVPVDATAPVARGAGILADAFVKTIVIHASLVASLRNAWPGPGPLPKLIVVGETGDDDCATWDEVMADEAPTPDPSPRFDGDVAYILYTSGSTGTPKGVTLTHQNALSFLDWCVSTFGPEPGRRFASHAPFHFDLSVFDLYASCRAGGTLVLVSEAMGKDPARLGDFLAEGRIDVWYSAPSILGLLAEFGRLDRPEFHAPSLVLFAGEVFPITQLKRLRKLWPSATLWNLYGPTETNVCTAYRIPASINDDRTEAFPIGPVCPPLEARVVDEQGDDVPEGDEGELLISGPGVMRGYFGRDDLTESAFMEGPDGTLWYRTGDLVADQGGGCFAYHGRRDRMVKKRGYRIELGEIEAALDRLDGISRAAVVAVPGDAGLTITAFVAMKPGQKGSIIAVKRHCTAHLPAYMIPDAIRFLPALPSTSTDKIDYPRLMAIASGEASSEAA; via the coding sequence ATGCAACCTCACCGAATCGCTCCACCACGGACCACCAGCGAACGTTCGACCTCGGCTCCGACCGGTTCTTCGATTCGCTTCCATCCCGATCGCCGGATCGATACGGGACATTCCGCGCACCGGCCGGCGCTGGCTCCTCGGGAGACGATCCACCTGGCCCAGTTGCTCGATCGCGCCGCCAGCCGATGGCCTGATCGGGTCGCGGTCGAGACCGAAGACGGTCAGACGATGACCTATGCCCAGCTCGACCACGCCGCCGATCGGCTCGATGCCCGCCTGGCGCGTTATGGTGTGGGCCGAGGGGACCGTGTGGGGGTGATGCTGCCGAAGTCTCGGGAAGCTGTCGCGGCCATTCACGGCATCCTTCGTGCGGGGGCTGCCTATGTACCGGTCGATGCCACCGCTCCGGTCGCCCGGGGAGCCGGGATTCTGGCCGACGCCTTCGTCAAGACGATCGTGATCCATGCGTCTCTGGTCGCCTCCCTGCGCAACGCCTGGCCCGGCCCTGGCCCGCTGCCCAAGTTGATCGTTGTGGGAGAGACCGGCGACGACGATTGCGCGACCTGGGACGAGGTGATGGCCGACGAGGCTCCCACGCCCGATCCGTCCCCTCGGTTCGATGGCGATGTGGCATACATTCTGTATACCTCGGGATCGACCGGCACGCCCAAAGGGGTGACCCTGACGCATCAGAATGCGTTGTCGTTTCTCGACTGGTGCGTCTCGACGTTCGGCCCCGAGCCGGGTCGACGCTTTGCCTCGCATGCGCCGTTTCATTTCGATTTGTCGGTCTTTGATCTCTACGCCTCGTGCCGGGCAGGGGGAACGCTTGTTCTTGTGAGCGAGGCGATGGGGAAAGACCCGGCTCGGCTGGGCGATTTCCTGGCCGAAGGTCGGATTGACGTCTGGTATTCTGCGCCGTCGATTCTCGGCCTGCTGGCCGAGTTCGGCCGCCTCGATCGCCCGGAATTTCACGCGCCGTCGCTCGTGCTGTTTGCGGGAGAGGTGTTCCCGATCACGCAGCTCAAGCGGCTTCGGAAGCTCTGGCCATCGGCCACGCTCTGGAACCTTTACGGGCCGACGGAGACGAACGTTTGCACGGCGTACCGGATTCCCGCCTCGATCAACGACGACCGGACCGAGGCCTTCCCAATCGGCCCGGTCTGCCCCCCGCTTGAGGCGCGAGTGGTGGATGAGCAAGGCGACGACGTTCCCGAAGGAGACGAGGGGGAGCTTCTCATTTCCGGGCCGGGCGTGATGCGTGGTTACTTCGGGCGCGATGATCTGACGGAATCAGCCTTCATGGAAGGCCCCGACGGCACCCTCTGGTATCGGACCGGAGACCTTGTCGCAGACCAGGGCGGCGGTTGCTTTGCCTATCACGGGCGTCGCGACCGGATGGTGAAGAAGCGAGGCTACCGGATTGAGCTGGGAGAAATCGAGGCGGCGCTCGATCGCCTCGACGGCATCTCCCGAGCCGCGGTGGTTGCCGTACCGGGCGACGCCGGTCTGACGATCACGGCGTTCGTTGCCATGAAACCGGGGCAGAAAGGCTCAATCATCGCGGTCAAGCGGCATTGCACCGCGCACTTGCCTGCCTACATGATTCCTGATGCCATCCGGTTTCTGCCCGCTCTGCCGTCAACCTCGACGGACAAGATCGACTATCCCCGGCTGATGGCGATCGCCTCAGGCGAGGCCTCGTCCGAGGCGGCCTGA
- a CDS encoding ArnT family glycosyltransferase, translating to MVGRMMEPSAVIANSKTLPSVGSTSTDPLSVRSALVVAFYGLTLLLVNFGQPWALTFHEVNFAGPAREFLQSGDWLVPRIMGMPIWDKPPLMHWSIAASLLVFDTEAEWAARLPAMVSAVLTSLVIAWLAARWYGDRVGLLAGLIQSSSVYVFMQGRLAEADMMLCAIVTMAMAAFAAGVLDRNGDRPPIGWRLAYFGAAGLAFLVKGPVGLVLVAVGSGLFAIAERKWLAWRLLLDPIGWMVMLALVVAWPAAAMLREPGLLDVWWRHNVERFSGDLGGGGKDPMFYGYTSAWLALPWTPLAIFGALTHAKSVRAQKTSDPRGRFLLCWTFGMMLVLSLSAWKHKHYIIPALPPLSIWAALGLIRIMTGAIPDRLRHWPIARISRLTMPLLGLLGIVGVLGLAASGRSGLPLAGASIATLVGLGLTITDRLWHAGQPRAAVAGTFAVVWGAFVLVQSLAMPEVDDYRGQSELATRFSAELPPDADLSVVGIPDPQITYYLPIPVRRHDDVASFADRLVIEFDSDEERVYVVGPQWILDDLEHLGRVRLLDRATSIHPRKGEPDRMLALELRPDRTRLASKTRPH from the coding sequence ATGGTTGGCCGCATGATGGAACCCTCTGCGGTCATTGCTAATTCGAAGACCTTACCCTCGGTCGGTTCGACGTCGACCGACCCCCTTTCCGTCCGTTCCGCGCTGGTCGTCGCGTTCTATGGTCTGACGTTATTGCTGGTCAATTTCGGTCAGCCCTGGGCGTTGACCTTCCATGAGGTGAACTTTGCCGGACCCGCGCGGGAATTCCTGCAATCGGGCGACTGGCTGGTTCCCCGGATCATGGGGATGCCAATCTGGGACAAGCCCCCCTTGATGCACTGGTCGATCGCCGCCTCGCTGCTCGTCTTCGACACCGAGGCCGAATGGGCTGCTCGGCTTCCGGCAATGGTCTCGGCCGTCCTGACCAGTCTGGTCATCGCCTGGCTGGCGGCTCGCTGGTATGGCGACCGCGTCGGCCTCTTGGCGGGTCTGATTCAGTCCAGCTCAGTCTATGTGTTCATGCAGGGGCGGCTGGCGGAAGCAGACATGATGCTCTGCGCCATCGTGACGATGGCAATGGCGGCCTTCGCGGCCGGCGTGCTCGATCGCAACGGCGACCGGCCTCCGATCGGCTGGCGTCTGGCCTATTTCGGGGCGGCGGGCCTGGCGTTTTTGGTCAAGGGGCCGGTCGGCCTGGTCCTGGTCGCCGTGGGCAGCGGCCTGTTTGCGATCGCGGAACGCAAGTGGCTTGCCTGGCGATTGCTCCTCGACCCCATCGGCTGGATGGTCATGCTGGCCCTGGTCGTTGCCTGGCCGGCGGCGGCGATGCTTCGCGAACCGGGCCTGCTCGATGTCTGGTGGCGGCACAATGTGGAACGCTTCAGCGGCGATCTGGGCGGCGGTGGCAAGGACCCGATGTTCTATGGCTACACCTCGGCCTGGCTCGCCTTGCCCTGGACCCCTTTGGCGATCTTCGGAGCCTTGACCCACGCGAAGTCCGTTCGAGCGCAGAAGACGAGCGATCCTCGAGGGCGGTTCCTGCTCTGCTGGACCTTCGGCATGATGCTCGTGCTTTCCCTCTCGGCCTGGAAGCACAAGCACTACATCATTCCGGCCTTGCCTCCGCTGTCGATCTGGGCGGCGCTTGGCCTGATTCGCATCATGACCGGAGCGATCCCCGATCGTCTCCGACATTGGCCGATCGCCCGCATCTCCCGACTGACCATGCCGTTGCTTGGCCTTCTCGGGATCGTGGGTGTGCTTGGCCTTGCCGCGAGCGGTAGGTCGGGATTGCCCCTGGCCGGGGCGAGTATTGCGACGCTGGTCGGCCTGGGGCTGACGATCACCGATCGACTTTGGCACGCGGGTCAGCCCCGAGCGGCCGTTGCCGGCACGTTCGCGGTGGTCTGGGGAGCCTTTGTCCTGGTGCAATCGCTCGCGATGCCCGAGGTCGACGATTATCGCGGGCAATCGGAGCTGGCCACGCGGTTCTCGGCCGAGTTGCCTCCCGACGCCGATCTCTCGGTCGTCGGGATTCCTGATCCCCAGATCACCTATTATCTGCCCATTCCGGTTCGGCGACACGATGATGTGGCGTCGTTTGCGGATCGGCTCGTCATCGAGTTCGATTCGGACGAGGAACGGGTTTACGTCGTGGGTCCGCAGTGGATTCTCGACGATCTGGAGCATCTGGGACGGGTGCGCCTGCTCGATCGCGCCACGTCGATCCATCCGAGAAAAGGGGAGCCCGATCGGATGCTTGCCCTCGAACTGCGGCCCGACCGCACCCGGCTCGCCTCGAAAACCAGGCCCCACTGA
- a CDS encoding lycopene cyclase family protein, whose product MISPPRMPQTAISDSRDSILVPRHRTPRPSTTTYDHVILGAGCAGLSLAWHLRSLGDRGSMALVDRRPGYANDRTWCYWDVEPTPFDDLATHAWTRWAVVDERGNWIESQSTRYRYRRLRSIDVYRRILDRLAGDDAIDPYLGASIRATTLEAETVAVDLAQETIRGVRAYTSARRPAALAEAARSGEAAMVQHFLGQTVRTEHSVFDPACPILMDFRVDQSDGPHFVYVLPLSDREALVENTYLFPDPVSASRHREEIASYLDRCFDVERYEVIEEEAGRIPMTTHRPNTAPGARIVPIGLAGGAARPSSGYAFVRIQRQCRRIAEQIAGNRSTRARLDAPIADRKYDFFDAVFLRALLDRPSRAPDLFARMFDGVDADPLVRFLSDRSTLTDDLRMVAALPKVPFLIAASRSTRAWLPRCLGIGSTNDEMDPS is encoded by the coding sequence GTGATCAGTCCACCCAGGATGCCCCAAACCGCGATCAGTGATTCCCGCGACTCGATCCTCGTGCCCCGGCACCGAACGCCGCGGCCGTCGACGACGACCTACGATCATGTGATCCTCGGAGCCGGATGTGCCGGGCTGAGCCTGGCCTGGCACTTGCGGTCGCTCGGCGATCGCGGGTCGATGGCGCTGGTCGATCGGCGGCCGGGGTACGCGAACGACCGTACCTGGTGCTACTGGGATGTGGAGCCGACCCCCTTTGACGACCTCGCCACCCACGCCTGGACTCGATGGGCCGTCGTGGATGAGCGGGGGAACTGGATCGAATCGCAGTCGACGCGCTACCGATACCGACGCTTGCGGTCGATCGACGTCTACCGCCGCATTCTCGATCGCCTGGCCGGGGACGACGCGATCGACCCGTACCTCGGCGCGTCGATCCGAGCGACGACCCTCGAAGCCGAGACCGTTGCGGTCGATCTGGCTCAGGAGACGATTCGCGGTGTCCGGGCCTATACCAGTGCTCGGCGACCGGCAGCCCTGGCCGAAGCCGCGCGTTCGGGAGAGGCCGCCATGGTCCAGCACTTCCTCGGCCAGACGGTTCGGACCGAGCACTCGGTGTTTGATCCCGCCTGTCCAATCCTTATGGACTTCCGTGTCGATCAGTCGGATGGGCCTCATTTCGTCTATGTCCTTCCACTGTCCGATCGCGAAGCGCTGGTCGAGAACACGTACCTCTTTCCCGATCCGGTTTCGGCGAGTCGACACCGAGAGGAGATTGCCTCCTACCTCGATCGCTGCTTCGACGTCGAGCGGTACGAGGTGATCGAAGAAGAAGCCGGACGCATTCCCATGACAACCCATCGGCCGAACACCGCGCCAGGAGCCCGGATCGTGCCGATTGGCCTGGCTGGAGGAGCGGCGAGGCCATCCAGCGGGTATGCCTTCGTCCGGATCCAGCGGCAGTGTCGGCGGATCGCGGAACAGATCGCGGGCAACAGATCGACCCGCGCACGGCTCGATGCACCAATCGCCGATCGGAAATATGATTTCTTTGACGCCGTGTTCCTTCGGGCGCTCCTTGATCGACCCTCCCGCGCTCCCGATTTGTTCGCTCGGATGTTCGACGGGGTGGACGCCGACCCCTTGGTCCGTTTTTTAAGCGACCGGAGCACGCTGACCGACGACCTCCGCATGGTGGCCGCCTTACCCAAGGTTCCCTTCCTGATCGCCGCGAGCCGATCGACCCGCGCCTGGCTTCCCCGATGCCTGGGGATTGGCAGCACCAACGACGAGATGGATCCGTCTTGA
- a CDS encoding Brp/Blh family beta-carotene 15,15'-dioxygenase has protein sequence MSYLSASMSLMASVPGILACTAALGLVALAPEVAEWPAVQWAPWGVGLLVFGIPHGALDHRIPTESDRSPGGLGFLAGYLGAIAVVLMLWWIAPMAALIGFLVVAAFHFGQGDLYWSRVDRFGLQVEGDDSPDHTGEWPAWRSVLLLLVRGVVPIALPVLVFDAMFAEAANALTGRLFGDSARWAIPESIRKAGLVAVGLLVAFHLATLAVEAWRRPDRRAVALSEAAGSALLVVLFSVVPPVLAMGVYFNAWHSVRHVVRLLPVAEPTRSAARAGQWLTALARFHRSTLPTTLIALAMMGGLWWFVRARTGDVADFGLAALAMVSALTLPHVIVVLGMDRMQAVWDRPRAGEVRS, from the coding sequence ATGTCATATCTATCTGCGTCGATGAGCCTGATGGCATCGGTTCCAGGGATTCTGGCCTGTACCGCTGCGCTGGGGCTGGTCGCACTTGCCCCTGAGGTTGCCGAGTGGCCGGCGGTGCAGTGGGCACCCTGGGGGGTGGGGCTCCTCGTGTTCGGGATTCCCCACGGAGCGCTCGATCATCGGATTCCTACCGAGAGCGATCGGTCGCCGGGCGGCCTGGGGTTTCTTGCGGGGTATTTGGGGGCAATCGCGGTTGTCTTGATGCTTTGGTGGATCGCGCCCATGGCGGCTCTGATTGGGTTTCTGGTCGTGGCAGCATTCCACTTTGGCCAGGGCGATCTCTACTGGAGCCGAGTCGACCGGTTCGGGCTGCAAGTCGAGGGAGATGATTCGCCTGACCACACCGGCGAATGGCCGGCCTGGCGGTCGGTGCTGCTGCTTCTGGTTCGGGGGGTGGTGCCCATCGCCCTTCCGGTGCTGGTCTTCGACGCCATGTTCGCCGAGGCGGCCAATGCCCTCACCGGCCGTCTCTTTGGCGATTCGGCCCGCTGGGCCATTCCGGAATCGATTCGGAAAGCCGGTCTGGTCGCGGTGGGACTTCTCGTTGCTTTTCATCTGGCAACGCTCGCCGTGGAAGCCTGGCGACGTCCCGATCGCCGAGCCGTTGCGCTGAGCGAGGCGGCGGGTTCGGCGTTGCTGGTCGTCCTGTTTTCGGTCGTGCCGCCGGTTCTGGCGATGGGAGTTTATTTCAATGCCTGGCATTCGGTTCGGCATGTCGTGCGTTTGCTGCCGGTGGCCGAGCCCACCCGATCGGCGGCCCGTGCCGGCCAATGGCTCACCGCACTGGCCCGGTTCCATCGTTCCACCCTGCCGACCACGTTGATCGCCCTGGCCATGATGGGGGGCCTTTGGTGGTTCGTGCGAGCCAGAACCGGAGACGTGGCCGATTTCGGCCTGGCAGCGTTGGCGATGGTCAGCGCATTGACACTGCCTCACGTCATCGTCGTGCTGGGGATGGACCGCATGCAGGCGGTCTGGGATCGGCCGAGGGCAGGGGAGGTGCGGTCGTGA